From Camelina sativa cultivar DH55 chromosome 5, Cs, whole genome shotgun sequence:
ctttttttccaaattccaaACTTGTATCAAGACAATGATGTTGTAAGAAGCACACATATATGCATGAGATAAGAGAATATTGTGTTTGgcttcaaatatataaaaggatATGTAGTTAGAAAACAATATCTCAAAAGGATACTCAGATACCTACATGCTAACTATGACCAGGGGAGATACTCAGATACATGCTAACTATACACAGGACCGATCATGTTGATTAGTTCAATCATCCATAGGTTTGTACTGTAGGTCGGtcataatattatttgtttttcctttgaTCAGAATCATCTCATCAACTTAACTAACGTTGACATACTGCAAATTCTCCTACCTGTACAAAATTACCGGAACAATTCAAACCAATTTTAATGGGCCGTTAAGCCCAATAAGTAATATTTATGCCTACTTTATCGTAAAGGCCTTTaataataaacctttttttttttaataaccaagTACAAACCAAGCCAGATGAGCtggcgacaaaaaaaaacaaagagagtgaAAATGTTTTTCAACTTTTCCTTTATGGTCTTGGTCCATCAACAACGACAAATGCTATATAGCATGCTCGTAGTAAACATATTACAAGAAAAGCTTCCAAACTTGGGAAGATTTGACtctaattaaaaatatctagaatctgtaaattacaaaatttacacaCTCAACAAAGCATTaaattagaaagtaaataaGAATTCAAGAAACAGAGTGACATCTCCTCTTCTGAAACATGAATCGTCTTTCCGAAATCGTTTTCTCGTCCGTATGCTTACCGTTACCGGCAGCACTTTGGCTGCTCCTGAATCTTAAAACGAAAGCGTTCAGCTTGTTCAGACCTCTGGAGAGCTTCCTAAACATCCCATAACTAGGCCTTCTCCGGCTCGGCTTTACCATGTCTTTCTTCATCGAAACATGATCCTTCTCAAGGTCCGTTAGCCTCATCCTCATCCTGGCCACCTCCAGTCTCAGCTCTCTGTTCTCTCTCCTCACCGACGCGTAGTTGTCCCGCGGCGAGATCGCTCCGCTTGCCATCCCGCTTCCCGAGCGGTTCGGAAACAAGAAGAACTGGCTTTGGCTCGAACCCCCTGCTGTCCCACCGCCACTGGTCATTGCGTTCTTGAGCCGCGTCTGTTCGTAGAACAAGACTTGAACCGCAATCTGAACCGGAAGCCTCTCGTTTTGAGCCGCGTGGCTGCTTGCGTCCTGCGACAGTTTCTGACAGCTGATTGTCTTGCAGAGACGGTACCGCTCTGAATCTTTCATGTGTGGATGAACCTAACTCcaaccaaaacagagagagtCAATCAAAAACACTTCTTTAATTTTGGATCTCTAGTTAGTTAAAATCTTTATATACCTTGAGGAAGATGTCAACGGCTCTGTAGAGGCCATCGCAGACGACGCGAGCATGGTCAGGGAGAAGCTCTGCGAGAGCTATGAATTTCGAGGGAGGGAGGCTCGAGTCCAGAGCCACCTCCGCGAGATAACTGTCCATCAGCTTCGACACCTTGAAGATGGAGCTCTGTTTCGGAGACTCTGGCCCGTCGAAATCGTACATGGCCATCGCGCTCTCGTCCACCACATCtccatcatcgtcatcgtcgtcttcgtcttcgtctctgTAGTCGCACTCATCGAGATGGAGGAACAAGGAGAAGATCCGCTGCACTGAGTCGGTGTCGTACATGGCGCCGATGTTGGCCGGAATCAGGATGTCTTCGAGGATGGCCTGGTCGAGCTGGTGGCTGATCCGTCTCTCCAGATCGGATCTGCAAGAGACGGAGGTTCCAGATCCTATAGCGGTCTTCAACAAGGTGGAGAGGAAGGAGATAGGGATGGAGCTTTTGTTGGCTTGCGTGGGAAGGAGGCCGACGACGGCTTCGAGGACGATACGCTGTTTCCTCTGGAGGTCGGAATCAGATTTGACGAGATTAGGTTCTCTGATGATTTGCAGTGACTTGCGAGCGTAACTCATAAGGATGTCACTGATGATATCTTGATTGAGACCTTTGGACTTCATGGCGGAGACAACTCTCTGGAAGAAGTCGAGCTTGAGGATCGGTAGAGAGCGTCCCCACCAATCATCACCACTAGGTGGTTTCGGTTTCTCAGTCTCCGGCAACCTCACGACGCATCCTCCCAGTTTCTGATCAAGCTTGAGCAAACCAGAGGCTAGCTGTTCTTTGCAGGCGTTCACAGCGATTGCGTTCACCAGCCTCCCGACGAGGTTGATCTCTTCAGCTACAGGGAGCAGCCTCTCGCTTGAGTGTAGAACACTTATTGAACTCGAAATGTCGTTAAAAACAGAGTCTTTGAGGTAGGCCTCTGTTCTCGCCTCCAGGTTCTTCTCCGACAAGTCTTCTGTCATCTCTAGGTAATGAGCCACGCATCGCAACGCCGCGATGTTAGACGAGTTGAATTGCAAGCCAACGCCGTAGCAGAACTTTGCTGCGAGCTCGAACGATTCTGAGCCGCCGGGGACTGTTGGTAGGCTCAGGTTCGTGTCTTTTGATTCCAGAACAAGTTTCCGGATTCTTCCACTCCGAGAGACGAGAGGAAACTGAGAATCAAAGAACAACGGATCAAAAAAAGAGTTTCAGAATGAGTTCTCTCGCTTAGCTTGAACTTGAATGAAGTTCACCTTGTGGAGAGAAAAGCTGGCAGAGCCTACTTCGATGGTTAAGTCACTCGTAACGTCCGAGACAGGCCTGGAAATCAGAAGTCAGcaacaacaatatataaaaagaagagatgCAGAACTCAAGATTATAATACTAGACAAAGAAAGCAGAGAAGACGATGAGTGTAGCAGAGACCATTGAGGAGTGTGTCTGATACTGGAACTTGGTCGAAACGCTCTTTTCCCAGAGACACTTTGCTTCGACTCAGGAATAGTAACAACACCCATTTTTAGGATCTATCTCTTCTCCCCAAATAAAGTTGCAAaccttttttgtgtgttcttttgttttgttttagcaATCCAATGTTATTGCCAAGACCTGCAAATATGTTCCTTACTGTCGGCTGCAAAtgctctctgtctctgtctctgtctctctttgcCTTTCAAATAGTAGTATGAAAGATTGTGCAGAGGagtgaattaaaataaaaataaaacacttgAATTCATGCAGAATTAAAGCGTAATCATGACTTTCTTCTTAAAAATTAATCAGGTTCCTTGTTTAAATATATGCACACCATACATATACTagtcattttataaaaaaaaaaattaggtgaATACAACTTTATTCTCCGGGAATTAGGACACTAATCTCGCTTGCTATAGGTAGTGACTGTAAAGACTGCTACTATCATATGAGTACATCCATGATCTCATCTCACAGTAACATATCagattttacattcattcaattATAGCTCAGGTGGTGGTTTTTTTAACATTtcgacttcttttttttctaaagattgCAATTTATTTAGTTTGCTAATCGTTTGTATATTAATGTAATCTATGTGACTCAAGTTGTCTATGTTTCACTTTTTTTATTATGCACAGTACTGATTGAAAAGCAATTTATTTATGTTCATTAGCGTAAAAAAGTCAATTAAGTGTGCTGTTTATTACTTCTGCTTTTCGgtgaaaaagtttaaaaaggtTTCTTATcgtgtctttttcttttacacggtgtatatatatttatatatcaaacaatacAATTGCAGGAAATGTGAATGGGTTGCATTGCTTTTGGGGGTTGTAATCATACttcgatgttttttttttttttttttcaaacaatgtGTATGTAATACGAgattcattaaaataatatcttcTTCAGTAAAGTTAAAATTTGGTAAATATGTGTGTTTCCTTCTTGCTGAATTAACACAAaatgttttaatcaaaatgTATCACAAACAGATTACACAATTCCGTATTTTAGGAACTCAAATTCAAAGCCACATCATAAAGAGGAAGTTTTCACATTAAGTCATGTGTCCACTTGGTTGTTGATCTACCTACAACAaggaatctttttttcttttctttttcttttgacctCTGCGATACAAATAAACCATCCTGCAAACTTGAAATGGGTCTAGGACCATGCACATGAAATTGGATAgcaatttttgtgtgtttccaaACACTCacaaagagtgagagagagggaggCAAGAAGTGGGGTGGCAAATAAGAGCAAATGATGGGCTAAGCAAATTAAATTGTGAATGATGGTTTCATTCGCAGGTAGGGTTTTCTCTAAAGATTACTACTTACTACTTCCTTGtccttattttaaaattcttgaaACCATTCTCATcatttctctcatctcttttcACTGCCACTTTCCCAATGCTATGATCGATTCTAGGATTAGTGTGCTTccctcatatatatatatatatatattctcaactttcattccaaaatatttagaaaaggaaaagtaaaatataaataaaaaacaagattttatgGTGTCAACAAACCTTCAAAATTAGCCTTGAAATGTAGATTGTTCTCTCATCTAATCACCCATAACAATATCTAATGTGTGAAGCAGTatcataacaaattaacaacacACATAATTTCGACTACAATAAAGAACAAACCTTAACGCGATAAGTTAAACCAACTGGCAGAGTaaaggcaaacaaaaaaaaaatctaaaaaagaagaagagaattgatgagttctttttctctgtttttttttttttttttttgattcagcCGCAATGGATCTGAAGTAGAAGTACGGACAAGACAAAGAAACCTTGTCTGTCTCTATACAAACattatacacacaaacaaacaaacaaaaaaaagaagaagcctttttttcttgtctttgatATATGCACATATAGATTTCCTCTTTTATATGTGATTCTCACTTAGGTCTTCTACTCAaataggcttttttttttttttttaaataaggtACCGGGggactatatataatatatatagaaattcaCATCACATGCTTCTATATGATAATGATTTAGATTAAGAATTGCAAGAGCACTGCGTATGCGTACCCTTTTCTGCGCTTATCATTTCAAAAGGATCGACGAATTTCTCGTCCTTGTCTTGAGATTCTGCTACCTGTTAGAGGAAGAGATGTCTGGCTCGAGAGTTGCAGGTCAGAGAATGGAATTGAGCCGCCGCTCTGGGAGAATATCAAGCCTGCCGAGATGCTTGATGTGCTTCTTGAAGTAGGTAAACCTGTCAAGTACGGATCTTTTGCACCGCCGGTCATGAGCTCtgtcgatgaagaagaaggcgCCGCTGCGAGAGCACCCAAGAGAGAGCTCACTGGGTAAGGAGCCACCGGTGCATCAGCTAGAGAGGATGCGGAAGGATTGTATCTGATGGTTCCCACTGGATGATCAAATTTACATGTTGATCCAAACTTGCAGAAGCCGTTTTGTACGTAGAAAGTACACCGTTGCACACCCTGTTTCCCAACCCAAGACAAAAACGGATTTTAGAGATCAATGTTACTGTGATCAACCCCATCATCGATAGCAACAGTATCCCATTACGCTATGCAGCAGCAACAACCTTAAAtgatttagagagagagagcatacCGGGCGTAGAGGAAGACCAATGGGGCTGAGGATGCAATTAGCTCTTGGTGGAACCCGATCTCGAGGATGATGAAACTTACAAGATGTTCCAAACTTACAATCTCCAGTTTTCAAATAGTATTGGCACTCTGGTTCACCGGGTCTCTCTGGGAAGGCGGCTTGTTCTTTCTGTATAACACCTGTAGGAGAGGACAGAGATGGATAAACCCCGGGAAGCGAAGGACTGGTGGAAGAGAGCTGTGTAACTCCATATAAAGAAGTTGCCCCAACAGCGTGCTGCGCACCAGGAGATAGAGCAGGGCTCACAGGTGCCTGAACCAAAAGTAAAAGTGAGACGACACAGAAAGAGAGATACTGTGGTAAATATGCAAAAGTAGTGATGATGTAAAAGGTTTACCGAGTAAGGACTCCAGCCTGGAATAGGAACGACCCCAGGGGTTAGTAGCATTGGACCATAGGCGCCTTGCATATAAGAACCGGGAAGAAGAGTTCTTGCAACTCTCAAGCTAGAGGATGGGCCTCCATACTGGTCAGGCATAAGTGACTGCACCGATGGATAAAACTGAGGTGCAGATgctggaggaggtggtggtgggggGACAGATGTACCAGCAGGCTGAGGATGATGAAATTTACAGGTTATACCAAATTTGCATTGCCCCGTTTTCAAATAGTAGGAGCATTCGTTCTCACCCTACAAACAGGGTATTGAAAGATGATGCAAACTCGACTCGACACGACAGACACGACCCTTTATTATTAGATTTGTAAGTGAAAgagggaaacaaaacaaagctaaCCTCTCGCACTGGGTATCCATAAATATTAAGAGGAACGTGGCTCATGGATCCACCTGCATTCTTTGGATGGTGAAATTTGCATGACGCCCCAAATTTACAGGTTCCAGTTTTCAAATAAAACtggcaaaacataaaaaaaagcgATCAATATTCTTATATAACTAACAACCCAG
This genomic window contains:
- the LOC104784509 gene encoding BTB/POZ domain-containing protein SETH6 → MGVVTIPESKQSVSGKRAFRPSSSIRHTPQWPVSDVTSDLTIEVGSASFSLHKFPLVSRSGRIRKLVLESKDTNLSLPTVPGGSESFELAAKFCYGVGLQFNSSNIAALRCVAHYLEMTEDLSEKNLEARTEAYLKDSVFNDISSSISVLHSSERLLPVAEEINLVGRLVNAIAVNACKEQLASGLLKLDQKLGGCVVRLPETEKPKPPSGDDWWGRSLPILKLDFFQRVVSAMKSKGLNQDIISDILMSYARKSLQIIREPNLVKSDSDLQRKQRIVLEAVVGLLPTQANKSSIPISFLSTLLKTAIGSGTSVSCRSDLERRISHQLDQAILEDILIPANIGAMYDTDSVQRIFSLFLHLDECDYRDEDEDDDDDDGDVVDESAMAMYDFDGPESPKQSSIFKVSKLMDSYLAEVALDSSLPPSKFIALAELLPDHARVVCDGLYRAVDIFLKVHPHMKDSERYRLCKTISCQKLSQDASSHAAQNERLPVQIAVQVLFYEQTRLKNAMTSGGGTAGGSSQSQFFLFPNRSGSGMASGAISPRDNYASVRRENRELRLEVARMRMRLTDLEKDHVSMKKDMVKPSRRRPSYGMFRKLSRGLNKLNAFVLRFRSSQSAAGNGKHTDEKTISERRFMFQKRRCHSVS
- the LOC104784510 gene encoding zinc finger CCCH domain-containing protein 32 isoform X2 produces the protein MDMYARNPINGSQSAQAPPDWTPADADSGLEESMWRLGLGSSETYPERLGAPDCAYYMRTGVCGYGNRCRYNHPRDRASVEATVRATGQYPERIGELPCQFYLKTGTCKFGASCKFHHPKNAGGSMSHVPLNIYGYPVREPAGTSVPPPPPPPASAPQFYPSVQSLMPDQYGGPSSSLRVARTLLPGSYMQGAYGPMLLTPGVVPIPGWSPYSAPVSPALSPGAQHAVGATSLYGVTQLSSTSPSLPGVYPSLSSPTGVIQKEQAAFPERPGEPECQYYLKTGDCKFGTSCKFHHPRDRVPPRANCILSPIGLPLRPGVQRCTFYVQNGFCKFGSTCKFDHPVGTIRYNPSASSLADAPVAPYPVSSLLGALAAAPSSSSTELMTGGAKDPYLTGLPTSRSTSSISAGLIFSQSGGSIPFSDLQLSSQTSLPLTGSRISRQGREIRRSF
- the LOC104784510 gene encoding zinc finger CCCH domain-containing protein 32 isoform X1 — encoded protein: MDMYARNPINGSQSAQAPPDWTPADADSGLEESMWRLGLGSSETYPERLGAPDCAYYMRTGVCGYGNRCRYNHPRDRASVEATVRATGQYPERIGELPCQFYLKTGTCKFGASCKFHHPKNAGGSMSHVPLNIYGYPVREGENECSYYLKTGQCKFGITCKFHHPQPAGTSVPPPPPPPASAPQFYPSVQSLMPDQYGGPSSSLRVARTLLPGSYMQGAYGPMLLTPGVVPIPGWSPYSAPVSPALSPGAQHAVGATSLYGVTQLSSTSPSLPGVYPSLSSPTGVIQKEQAAFPERPGEPECQYYLKTGDCKFGTSCKFHHPRDRVPPRANCILSPIGLPLRPGVQRCTFYVQNGFCKFGSTCKFDHPVGTIRYNPSASSLADAPVAPYPVSSLLGALAAAPSSSSTELMTGGAKDPYLTGLPTSRSTSSISAGLIFSQSGGSIPFSDLQLSSQTSLPLTGSRISRQGREIRRSF